The Argentina anserina chromosome 3, drPotAnse1.1, whole genome shotgun sequence genome includes a region encoding these proteins:
- the LOC126785920 gene encoding uncharacterized protein LOC126785920 yields the protein MSKLSGRKNVEDEGNKVQNIQRVWDVAKKQLLGTLRKVKKAKPSIFVDDRLSLYLCFGEYGENSEVSYTISSVGFRKLLAAPSPVKLEMVTTFSAEGLPRYMGCGLWGSKIVLGGGAQQVSGSLEYDMVPEIYSIETANDTRVELPKMVKGSMLPMLVEVDSKLYALGKAYNPCFQVFDGNHWSELPLPPYTKFSVYPFTHKHPACRDDVYFAAAERHILLCEGAGSFYFDTAEPEHGWRELQTIFFKPFIFFGTSLIVNDGKQFVHFTFELAEGHHISVHLISYDFTTIKQDHSCVQLPPYLLHYKDDCLGDIPLPNYQLLHLGGNNVCLFLSKLQRSGEDGGKNKMTRCVESVAFTFKVKDNADSSFKVKFLPRTPMLVYDDDDMDVPFGAGQMLGAFIMYSILQLKNVFLIGQNYRLIETRLHIDCSS from the exons ATGTCTAAATTATCGGGTCGTAAGAATGTGGAGGATGAAGGCAATAAGGTGCAAAATATTCAGCGTGTGTGGGACGTTGCAAAGAAGCAATTGTTGGGCACTTTGCGTAAGGTAAAGAAGGCAAAACCGTCTATTTTTGTGGACGATCGCCTGTCTCTGTACCTCTGTTTTGGTGAGTACGGAGAGAACAGTGAGGTTTCTTACACGATTTCATCTGTTGGGTTTCGCAAACTGCTTGCTGCTCCTTCTCCAGTGAAATTAGAGATGGTCACTACATTTTCGGCTGAAGGTCTGCCCCGTTACATGGGTTGTGGCCTATGGGGTTCTAAAATTGTCCTGGGAGGTGGCGCTCAACAGGTTTCAGGGAGTCTCGAATATGACATGGTTCCAGAGATTTATTCTATTGAGACTGCCAATGACACCAGGGTGGAGCTGCCCAAGATGGTGAAAGGGAGCATGCTGCCCATGTTGGTGGAGGTGGACAGCAAACTGTATGCTCTTGGTAAAGCTTATAATCCCTGTTTTCAAGTTTTTGATGGCAATCATTGGTCTGAACTGCCATTACCTCCCTACACAAAGTTTTCGGTTTATCCATTTACACATAAACACCCAGCTTGCCGGGACGATGTGTACTTTGCTGCTGCAGAGAGACATATATTGCTTTGTGAAGGCGCTGGTAGTTTCTACTTTGACACGGCTGAACCAGAGCATGGCTGGAGAGAACTTCAGACAATTTTCTTCAAaccctttattttttttggcaCGAGTTTAATTGTGAATGATGGTAAGCAATTTGTGCATTTCACATTCGAACTCGCAGAGGGTCACCACATATCAGTTCATCTGATATCATATGATTTTACTACCATCAAGCAAGACCACAGTTGCGTGCAGCTGCCTCCGTACTTGTTGCATTACAAGGATGATTGTCTTGGTGATATTCCTTTGCCTAATTATCAGCTGCTACACCTTGGAGGTAACAATGTCTGCCTTTTTTTATCTAAACTCCAACGTAGTGGAGAGGATGGTGGGAAGAACAAGATGACCAGGTGTGTGGAATCTGTGGCATTCACATTCAAAGTAAAAGACAATGCTGATTCATCCTTCAAAGTCAAATTCCTGCCTCGTACCCCAATGCTAGTGTATGATGACGACGATATGGACGTGCCTTTTGGGGCTGGACAAATGCTTGGTGCCTTCATCAT GTACTCAATCTTACAGCTGAAGAATGTTTTTCTGATTGGTCAGAACTATAGGTTAATAGAAACACGACTTCACATTGATTGCAGTAGTTAA